The following coding sequences are from one Nicotiana tomentosiformis chromosome 3, ASM39032v3, whole genome shotgun sequence window:
- the LOC138907317 gene encoding uncharacterized protein: MSLAPVWINLPDLPWHYYEWAALCRIAGPIGTPIVMDKATQTKTRPTTAKMRIEIDLLKPLITEVQVAIQNPEVPLFCSHCRIQGHIREVCQSAPKTDHVDTQNKELAEEEKRNQQAERNNNNQINKGSIYSPNKPTSSTISTKHGTQQIEVDTNMSDKQVTKASTSTLKGGWQQVDKRKGKGKNNINVSSSPKSPQISEENQVISQGNNFQLNDNMFNQLAEKEIMEQTMKTSTDKENIVQGKIEEDSNFIFGMNSRWDRKHDNKTKERKQNKNEMHHHNLRVRKNRNVPSTYMENTDQQAKSNKDSSNGHDANNSKRMPSKKQRFKDKVSITKGVTTKGEDQVPKTVPQWTPINFTQMQNQDLDILKKKEGNGHQNPEVEPPDSMEELFNVPVGQVQELDMVSGEMFMECIEGILKNLYQMMKRSWRISENPTLRSHSAFETRSRLMFPISTTCPQGINTILEGDNFSKTSLLTPQWQIKAPPILILPMINTISWNIRELRREIWADLRNLATTIQDPWGVIGDFNMITNREEKLGGRSHRLEESMDFIECLNECGLPDAGFTGAKVTWCVIGIRPSLYEKDSIDWYIILIGLIFSIDNCHTPIQILLRSCSDHAPLLVKLHHEDIQGARYFKFLNFWTEHPDFIQTVQNIWSIYIQGNALFILQQKIKNTTKFNEGDANTAYFHATIKEKRRKLTIRRIQDGEGNWLEDYESFAEGVVNFYKNLFSEDSSNTDFRELDCIERCITDEDNTRISAIPTLQEVTDIVLSIDANSSPGHDGLSGMFYHKCWDIISEDVHNAVKAVFRGSTLTKFYTHTYDTILFCNENKRSMRLVLSTLTEYEKISRQLINKNKSCFAMSTKTNLVTINRIKAITGMKYQKFPIKYLGYPLTTGRNKIEFYSDIVNKVIGRIRGWHTKLLSTGGRAILIRHVLLALPIHLLAAMNPPKGTLELIEKFVAKFFWSGQDSGGKYYWAAWKNLCYPYCEGDANFRRLSDTCKDFRA; the protein is encoded by the exons ATGTCTCTAGCACCGGTGTGGATCAATCTTCCAGATCTTCCATGGCATTACTACGAGTGGGCAGCCCTCTGTAGGATTGCTGGGCCTATTGGAACACCAATTGTCATGGATAAAGCCACTCAGACAAAAACCAGACCAACGACAGCAAAAATGAGAATTGAGATAGATTTATTGAAACCTCTGATCACGGAAGTTCAGGTGGCCATTCAGAACCCAGAAG TCCCCCTTTTTTGCTCTCATTGTAGAATCCAAGGTCATATAAGGGAGGTTTGTCAAAGTGCCCCCAAAACTGATCATGTGGATACCCAAAATAAGGAGCTAGCAGAAGAAGAAAAGAGGAACCAGCAGGCTGAgagaaacaacaacaaccagaTTAACAAAGGCAGCATATATAGTCCTAATAAGCCCACTTCTAGCACCATCAGTACAAAACATGGAACACAACAAATAGAAGTCGATACAAATATGAGCGACAAACAAGTCACCAAGGCTTCCACATCTACTTTAAAGGGAGGATGGCAACAAGTggataaaagaaaaggaaaaggcaAAAACAACATCAATGTGAGTTCTTCTCCAAAGAGCCCACAAATCAGTGAGGAGAATCAAGTCATAAGTCAAGGTAACAACTTTCAGCTTAATGACAATATGTTCAATCAACTAGCTGAGAAGGAAATAATGGAGCAAACGATGAAGACTAGCACAGATAAGGAGAACATTGTGCAAGGAAAAATTGAGGAAGACTCTAACTTTATCTTTGGCATGAACTCCAGATGGGACAGAAAACACGACAACAAAACAAAGGAAAGAAAGCAGAACAAGAACGAAATGCACCACCATAACCTTAGAGTTAGGAAGAATAGAAATGTACCCTCGACCTATATGGAGAACACTGATCAACAAGCAAAAAGCAACAAGGATTCCTCGAACGGTCATGACGCCAATAATAGCAAAAGGATGCCTTCCAAGAAACAGAGATTCAAAGACAAAGTTAGTATCACTAAAGGGGTTACTACTAAGGGAGAGGATCAAGTACCCAAGACTGTACCCCAATGGACCCCCATAAACTTTACTCAAATGCAGAACCAGGATTTGGATATACTGAAGAAGAAAGAGGGAAACGGACATCAAAATCCTGAGGTTGAACCCCCAGACTCAATGGAAGAGCTTTTTAATGTTCCAGTGGGCCAAGTGCAAGAATTGGATATGGTATCTGGTGAAATGTTTATGGAATGTATTGAAGGGATATTGAAAAATCTCTATCAGATGATGAAGCGATCATGGAGGATATCAGAAAATCCTACCCTGAGGAGTCACTCTGCTTTCGAGACAAGGAGCAGACTAATGTTTCCAATATCAACAACTTGTCCCCAAggaatcaacacaatattggagGGAGATAATTTTTCAAAGACAAGTCTATTGACTCCTCAGTGGCAGATCAAAGCCCCCCCAATCCTAATACTTCCCATGATTAATACAATATCGTGGAATATCAGAG AACTGAGAAGGGAGATATGGGCAGATCTAAGGAACTTAGCTACTACCATCCAAGATCCTTGGGGGGTCATTGGTGACTTTAATATGATTACTAATAGAGAAGAGAAACTGGGTGGCAGATCTCATAGACTAGAGGAAAGCATGGACTTCATAGAATGTCTCAACGAGTGTGGATTACCAGATGCTGGTTTTACTGGTGCTAAAGTTACTTGGTGTGTAATAGGGATCCGCCCCTCACTATATGAAAAAGACTCGATAGATTGGTATATAATTCTGATTGGTTTGATATTCTCAATAGACAACTGTCACACACCTATCCAGATCCTGCTCAGATCATGCTCAGATCATGCTCCACTTCTAGTGAAGTTGCATCACGAAGATATACAAGGAGCCAGATACTTCAAGTTTCTCAACTTCTGGACTGAACATCCTGATTTCATACAGACAGTACAGAATATTTGGAGTATTTACATCCAAGGCAATGCCTTATTTATCCTGCAGCAGAAGATCAAGAACACTACTAAG TTCAATGAGGGTGATGCCAATACTGCCTACTTCCATGCGACTATTAAAGAGAAAAGAAGAAAGTTGACAATTAGAAGGATTCAAGATGGAGAAGGTAACTGGCTTGAAGATTATGAGTCTTTTGCTGAGGGGGTTGTGAACTTTTACAAGAACCTCTTTTCAGAAGACTCCAGCAACACTGACTTTAGAGAACTAGACTGCATTGAAAGATGTATTACTGATGAGGATAACACTAGAATCAGTGCCATCCCTACTCTCCAAGAAGTCACTGACATTGTGTTATCCATAGATGCCAATAGCTCCCCAGGGCATGATGGCCTAAGTGGGATGTTCTATCACAAGTGTTGGGACATTATATCTGAGGATGTGCATAATGCTGTGAAAGCTGTATTCagaggctcaacacttaccaaaTTCTACACTCACACTT ATGACACCATTCTATTTTGTAATGAAAATAAGAGGTCCATGAGATTGGTATTAAGTACCTTAACTGAGTATGAGAAGATCTCTAGGCAACTCATCAATAAGAACAAGAGTTGTTTTGCAATGAGCACCAAGACCAATTTGGTTACTATCAACAGAATAAAGGCTATCACTGGCATGAAATACCAAAAGTTCCCAATCAAATATCTGGGATACCCTCTCACAACAGGGAGAAACAAGATTGAATTTTACTCAGATATTGTGAACAAAGTCATAGGTAGAATCAGAGGATGGCATACCAAACTCCTCTCTACTGGGGGAAGAGCCATCCTCATCAGACATGTTCTTCTGGCTCTCCCTATACATCTACTGGCAGCAATGAATCCACCAAAAGGAACATTAGAGCTCATAGAGAAATTTGTAGCCAAATTCTTCTGGTCAGGGCAAGATAGTGGAGGAAAATATTACTGGGCTGCATGGAAAAACTTGTGCTACCCTTATTGTGAAGGTGATGCTAATTTTAGGAGGCTCAGTGATACCTGTAAAGATTTTAGAGCTTAA
- the LOC138907318 gene encoding uncharacterized protein has translation MIFWEGGGRNGLGIVVDKDLHELVVEVRRVNDRLITIKLVVGGFTLNIISAYAPQAGLNEEGKRRFWEDMDEMVHGILHTEKLFIGEDFNCHIRTTSGGYDDVHGGFGFGDRNGGGTSLLDFARAFDLVISNSSFPKKREHLATYRSSVAETQIDYLLYRKSDRGLCKDCKVIPSENLSTLHRLLVMDLEITRKRSKRAMYSQHRIKWGALTEAKSQNLGVKLLTMGVWRSSGDANTMWITTAQCIREAAREVLGVSKGYSSGHKGDWWWNR, from the coding sequence ATGATATTCTGGGAGGGTGGGGGAAGGAACGGGTTAGGTATCGTGGTTGATAAGGACCTCCATGAACTAGTGGTGGAGGTTAGGAGGGTGAATGACAGGCTGATAACTATTAAGTTAGTTGTTGGAGGTTTTACTTTGAACATAATCAGTGCGTATGCACCCCAAGCAGGCTTGAATGAGGAAGGCAAGAGACGTTTCTGGGAGGATATGGATGAGATGGTGCATGGTATTCTGCATACCGAGAAGCTTTTCATAGGAGAAGATTTCAACTGCCACATTAGAACAACATCTGGAGGGTATGATGATGTGCATGGTGGCTTTGGTTTTGGAGATAGAAACGGAGGAGGAACGTCTCTGCTGGACTTTGCtagagcatttgatttggtgatatCAAACTCGAGTTTCCCGAAGAAGAGGGAGCACTTGGCCACCTACCGGAGTTCGGTGGccgagactcagattgattatttaCTCTACAGGAAGTCCGATAGAGGTCtttgcaaggattgcaaggtcatcccgagtgagaacctctcaacccttcataggctcctggtcatggaccttgagatcacAAGGAAGAGGAGTAAGAGAGCAATGTATAGCCAACATAGGATCAAGTGGGGAGCATTGACGGAAGCTAAATCGCAGAACTTAGGGGTCAAGCTGCTGACTATGGGGGtttggaggagtagtggggacgcaAACACTATGTGGATCACTACTGCGCAGTGCATTAGGGAAGCCgcgagagaggtattaggggtaTCAAAGGGTTACTCTAGTGGTCAcaagggagactggtggtggaatagaTAA